The following are from one region of the Amyelois transitella isolate CPQ chromosome 21, ilAmyTran1.1, whole genome shotgun sequence genome:
- the LOC106134845 gene encoding speckle-type POZ protein-like — protein sequence MSTVNYTTRTEGQTKINTLIWTVPNFINLLENKSTREFRTEKYNDKNNAVSMDGRFQLKMQFLGRSNEIIEIYYLAPNAVFLKSILTICLKRFEERSIIIKEYHTVQANKWQYLATLYKRDIASFDGRDIFLLSDGSLRLKFQFMMTNDIKIQRANVPETQLSSDFENLLNISLFSDVTMKSAEGIEFKVHKAVLASRSAVLKAHFEHNTTECQTNIVESPLESEVLREVLMFIYSDKAPRVDEIPERLLAAADYYQLSRLKGLCEEALHKKLTVENAIETFQLADLHSARTLKQLTLEFIKDGQAELITKTEGWAKVQSVDLIKRIYEYIMTDEVETDLK from the coding sequence ATGTCCACTGTTAATTATACAACTCGCACAGAAGGTCAAACAAAGATAAATACTTTGATATGGACTGTGCCCAATTTCATCAATCTTCTGGAAAACAAATCCACCCGTGAATTCCGAACAGAAaagtataatgataaaaataatgcagTCTCTATGGATGGACGTTTCCAATTGAAAATGCAATTTCTGGGTCGCAGCAATGagattattgaaatttattatttggctCCAAATGCAGTTTTTCTAAAATCTATTCTGACTATATGTCTGAAACGTTTTGAAGAGCGTTCCATCATAATAAAAGAGTATCACACGGTCCAAGCTAATAAATGGCAGTACTTAGCCACACTCTACAAGCGGGATATAGCAAGTTTTGACGGTAgagacatatttttgttgagCGATGGAAGCTTACGTCTTAAATTCCAGTTCATGATGACTAATGATATAAAGATTCAAAGAGCAAATGTTCCAGAGACTCAATTGAGTAGTGACTTTGAGAATCTTTTGAATATCAGTCTATTTTCTGATGTTACAATGAAATCTGCTGAAGGAATTGAGTTTAAAGTCCATAAAGCTGTTTTAGCAAGCAGAAGTGCTGTGTTAAAGGCTCACTTTGAGCATAACACTACAGAATGTCAGACCAATATTGTTGAATCTCCTTTGGAGTCTGAAGTATTGCGTGAAGTgttgatgtttatttatagtgaCAAAGCACCAAGGGTTGACGAAATTCCGGAGAGACTTTTAGCTGCTGCTGACTATTATCAGTTGAGTCGATTGAAGGGCTTATGCGAGGAAGCATTACATAAGAAACTTACTGTGGAGAATGCTATAGAGACTTTCCAGTTGGCAGATTTGCATTCGGCTAGAACTCTAAAGCAGTTAACCCTAGAATTTATTAAGGATGGTCAAGCGGAACTTATCACCAAAACTGAAGGGTGGGCAAAAGTGCAATCAGTGGATCTGATCAAGAGAATTTACGAGTACATAATGACTGATGAGGTGGAGACAGATTTGAAATGA